A region of the Pirellulales bacterium genome:
AAGACGGCCGACCCCCCCAGCACGTTGTCGCGCTTGTCGGTCGGTGTTTCCACACTATCGAGCGCCACCGAGCCCCAGACCAATAAAGACATAATGTTCCCGCCGTTCTAAAGGAGATCGGAGAAGGGGCCGGCCGCAAATCCATTCGCAAGCGTCGGCCAGATTATGGACCAAACCGGCGCGCATGCAAGGCACGCACAGGGCCGGGCCGCATCCAGAACAGGCGCGCGCTGTTCGAAATGTCGCGCGCCCCGATGGTGCGCAGATGACACGGGCGACGAACCGCTTGAGCTCCTGGCTATTTTTTGGCGGCGGCGCCCTTAAGCGAACGATCGAAATGTTCCCACATGTCCGCGACCGAGTGCTCCATTTCCTTGCCGGCCCAGCCATGCCCGGCACCGACGATCAGCTCGACGCGCGCCGGAATGCCGGCGTTCGTCAGGGCACTTGTCATCTGATAAGCCTGGTCGGTCGGAATCAGCGGATCGCGCGTGCCGAAGAACAACAGCATCGGCGCATCCCCCTTGTTGACGTACGTGATCGGCGAGGCCTGCTTGCACACGTCGACTTTTTCGCTGGGCCTCCCGCCCACGAAACCGGCCAGGATTTGGGTCGACATTTCCGGGAATTCGCCGACCAGGTTGCAAGGACCCACGAAGCTGACCACCGATTGCACCTTGCTCGGCTGATCGGCGTGCCCGCCGTCGCCTTCGAGGCCGTCGCTCGTGTCCATCGTGCCGAGCATCATTGCCAGGTGAGCCCCGGCCGACATGCCGACCGCCCCGATCTTGTCGGGATCGATGTGGCGCTCGCTGGCCACGCTGCGCAGATAGCGCACCGCGCACTTCGCGTCCTCGACTTGCGCGGGAAAGAGATACTTCGGCGCAAAGCGGTAGCTGATCGTGGCCGCTACGTAGCCGTGCTCGGCAGCTTGCTTCGTCAGCCCTTTCATGTCCTGACGATTGCCCGCCCGCCAACCGCCGCCATGAATCAATACAATGGCGGGGACGGGATGATCGAGCCCCTTGGGCGTGGCGATGTCGAGCTTTAATTCCTCGTCGCCCCCTTTGCCATAGACAACGTCTGTCTCGTAGTCGACCTCGGGTTCGTCGGCATGCGCGACCAGCGCGGGACGCTCCGCCGCGACAAAAGTGATCGCTGCCAGAACGACCAGCGACGTGATCTTGCGTAGAGAGCCGCGAGATTGATTGCGACAGACGTGCATAGGATTCTCCCAAGCTGATGCGCGACAGGGCGATCGACGAAACGTGAAGCTGTTGAAGGCAGCCCGAACTCGGCTCGATTTTAGATTCGCGCGCGGGCGAATGCCATGCACCGCGTATGAGCTACACCGCATTGCGCGAAACGGCCTGCCCCCTCATGGCTAGGGCTCGGTCGATGGCCGAGAGCTGCGCGTCGTCCAACTTCCAGCCCAATGCTCCGGCGTTTTCGCGCAACTGGTCCGGCCGTTTCGCGCCGCACAGGGCCGCGGTGATCCCGGGGCGATGGATCGTCCAGGTGATCACAACCTCGGCGACCGACTTGCCGGCCGCGCGGCCGATCGCGCGCAGAGCGTCGACCAGGTCCTGATTTTTTTGCCACTCTTCGCCCTGGAACATCGGGTACTTCGCGCGGCCGTCGGCCGGATCGAAGACGTGATTCCGCGGCAGCTTGCCGGCCAAGAGCCCCTTCATAAGCGGCCAATAAACCACGAGCGACACTTGCTGCGCGACGCACCACGGCACAATGTCTTCCTCG
Encoded here:
- a CDS encoding alpha/beta hydrolase yields the protein MHVCRNQSRGSLRKITSLVVLAAITFVAAERPALVAHADEPEVDYETDVVYGKGGDEELKLDIATPKGLDHPVPAIVLIHGGGWRAGNRQDMKGLTKQAAEHGYVAATISYRFAPKYLFPAQVEDAKCAVRYLRSVASERHIDPDKIGAVGMSAGAHLAMMLGTMDTSDGLEGDGGHADQPSKVQSVVSFVGPCNLVGEFPEMSTQILAGFVGGRPSEKVDVCKQASPITYVNKGDAPMLLFFGTRDPLIPTDQAYQMTSALTNAGIPARVELIVGAGHGWAGKEMEHSVADMWEHFDRSLKGAAAKK